Proteins encoded together in one Mercenaria mercenaria strain notata chromosome 18, MADL_Memer_1, whole genome shotgun sequence window:
- the LOC123538310 gene encoding tubulin polyglutamylase complex subunit 1-like, whose product MTDRKKINSSDDIPKESDRQFLERTSVGMLMRDALGKIIANRPEDPMAFLADYFDSIEDSTSLVQRADQMLKMTHYSRPLFESNVRAAYDILSSHKVSKKVYGVNGIIFADLLLALCRNLPDAVVTKLLQKIECSPHEAVHYDVFKSGVFACCVLQDYVKLAEQLFQCLDIQRTGKANKSLCDIVVEQLHTALGSSRTDARRILESGYNLGVDGLYLALERVLSRSQRNASLQTCDQFVTEICDAFLCKVKKFS is encoded by the exons atgacAGACAGGAAAAAGATAAATTCATCTGATGATATCCCAAAAGAGTCTGACAGGcaatttcttg agCGAACGTCTGTTGGTATGCTGATGAGAGATGCACTGGGAAAAATAATAGCCAACAGGCCGGAGGACCCAATGGCCTTTCTTGCAGACTA TTTTGACTCGATTGAGGACAGCACAAGTCTAGTTCAGCGTGCAGACCAGATGTTAAAGATGACCCATTACAGTAGACCTTTGTTTGAATCCAATGTTAGAGCAGCATACGATATACTCTCTAGTCACAAAG TGAGTAAGAAGGTGTATGGTGTAAATGGAATCATATTTGCAGATTTACTGCTAGCATTATGCAG GAATTTACCAGATGCTGTTGTCACAAAGCTATTACAGAAGATAGAATGTTCCCCACATGAAGCTGTGCATTATGATGTGTTTAAATCTGGCGTGTTTGCGTGCTGTGTACTGCAAG ATTATGTGAAACTAGCAGAACAATTATTTCAGTGTTTAGACATTCAGCGGACAGGAAAGGCAAATAAATCTCTCTGTGATATTGTTGTGGAACAGTTACATACAGCACTTGGTAGTTCAAGAACTGATGCTAGAAGAATATTGGAAAGTGGTTACAACCTTGGTGTTGATGGATTGTATTTAGCTCTAGAAAGG GTACTGTCAAGAAGTCAAAGAAATGCCTCCTTACAGACATGTGATCAGTTTGTTACAGAAATCTGTGATGCATTTTTATGTAAA GTCAAGAAATTTAGCTGA